Proteins from a single region of Pyrus communis chromosome 6, drPyrComm1.1, whole genome shotgun sequence:
- the LOC137737126 gene encoding threonine--tRNA ligase, mitochondrial 1-like → MSIPMQLVSLSKTWPAAAAFSFFLRRNSYSPFSSLSTSHPPLLPQLPTDSAAMAPRPKDDAYLEAVIPKRIKLFEAIQAQQLAHRQSLPSDPIKITLPGGQEKEGKRWVTSPFDIAKDISKSLASSAVIAKVNGDLWDMSRPLEGDCELKLFKFEDDEGRDTFWHSSAHILGQALEVEYGCKLCIGPCTTRGEGFYYDAFYGDLGLNDEHFKDIASAADKAVKGKQPFERIEVTREQALELFSDNQFKVEIINDLPADKTITVYRCGPLVDLCRGPHIPNTSFVKAFACLKASSAYWRGNKDRESLQRVYGISYPDKKSLQLYIQKLEEAKKYDHRLLGTKQELFFCHPLSPGSWFFLPNGTRIYNKLMEFIKNQYRERGYKEVISPNMYNMQLWETSGHAANYKENMFVFEIEKQEFGLKPMNCPGHCLMFQHRVRSYRELPLRLADFGVLHRNEASGALTGLTRVRRFQQDDAHIFCRESQVKDEVKRVLDFIQYTYNIFGFSFDLKLSTMPEKHMGDLATWVKAEAALADALNEFGKPWQINEGDGAFYGPKIDISVSDALNRKYQCATLQLDFQLPQKFELNYSAEGEEGKLERPVMIHRAVLGSVERMFAILLENYKGKWPFWLSPRQAIVCPVSDKSQPYALEVRDRIHQAGYYVDVDTTDRTIQKKVREAQIAQYNYILVVGEEEVKSGQVSLRVRDKGDVTVMTMDNLLQHFKAEVEAFH, encoded by the exons ATGTCCATCCCTATGCAGCTGGTCTCCCTTTCTAAAACCTggccagcagcagcagctttctctttctttctccgcCGTAACTCCTACTCCCCATTCTCCTCACTCTCCACTTCtcatcctcctcttcttccccaGCTACCTACGGACAGCGCCGCCATGGCGCCCCGCCCGAAAGACGACGCGTATCTCGAGGCCGTAATCCCGAAGCGCATCAAGCTCTTCGAGGCCATCCAGGCTCAGCAGCTCGCCCACCGCCAGTCCCTTCCCTCCGATCCAATCAA GATTACTTTGCCGGGCGGACAGGAGAAGGAAGGGAAGAGGTGGGTGACTTCGCCATTTGACATTGCCAAGGATATTTCCAAGAGCTTGGCTTCCAGCGCTGTGATTGCAAAGGTCAATGGGGACCTGTGGGACATGAGCCGTCCTCTGGAAGGGGACTGTGAGCTTAAGCTCTTCAAGTTTGAAGACGATGAAGGGCGTGATACTTTTTGGCATTCTAGTGCTCACATTCTCggacag GCACTTGAGGTTGAGTATGGATGCAAGCTCTGCATTGGTCCGTGCACTACTAGAGGAGAG GGTTTCTATTACGATGCGTTCTACGGTGATTTGGGCTTGAATGACGAACACTTCAAGGACATTGCCTCAGCGGCAGACAAGGCTGTTAAG GGTAAACAACCTTTTGAGCGTATTGAAGTCACAAGAGAACAAGCCCTTGAGCTTTTCTCTGATAATCAATTCAAG GTTGAAATCATCAATGATCTTCCGGCAGACAAAACTATAACAGTATATAGATGTGGCCCCTTGGTTGACTTGTGTCGTGGGCCCCATATACCAAATACTTCTTTTGTCAAAGCATTTGCATGTTTGAAG GCTTCTTCAGCCTACTGGAGGGGAAATAAAGATCGTGAAAGTTTACAGAGAGTCTATGGAATATCATATCCTGATAAGAAAAGTTTGCAg CTATATATCCAGAAGCTGGAAGAAGCAAAAAAGTATGACCACAGACTGTTGGGTACAAAGCAGGAGCTCTTTTTTTGTCACCCACTTAG CCCAGGAAGTTGGTTCTTCCTCCCTAATGGAACTCGGATTTATAACAAACTAATGGAgtttataaaaaatcaatatagaGAACGAGGCTATAAAGAG GTTATATCACCAAACATGTACAATATGCAACTTTGGGAAACATCTGGTCATGCTGCTAATTACAAAGAGAATATGTTTGTATTTGAG ATTGAGAAACAAGAATTTGGATTGAAGCCAATGAATTGCCCAGGGCATTGTTTGATGTTTCAGCATAGGGTTCGCTCATATAGAG AACTTCCACTTAGACTGGCTGATTTTGGTGTTTTGCATCGCAATGAGGCCAGTGGTGCACTGACTGGATTAACACGCGTACGGAGATTCCAGCAG GATGATGCCCATATCTTTTGCAGGGAGTCCCAA GTGAAAGATGAAGTAAAGCGTGTCTTAGATTTCATCCAGTATACTTATAACATTTTTGGCTTTTCTTTCGACCTGAAGCTATCAACA ATGCCAGAAAAACACATGGGAGATCTGGCAACATGGGTGAAAGCTGAGGCTGCTCTTGCAGATGCATTAAATGAGTTTGGCAAGCCTTGGCAG ATAAATGAAGGGGATGGTGCATTTTATGGACCAAAAATAGATATCAGTGTATCTGATGCACTGAACAGAAAATACCAGTGCGCAACACTACAG CTTGATTTTCAGCTTCCACAAAAATTCGAGCTGAATTACTCTGCAGAGGGGGAAGAAGGCAAGTTGGAGAGACCTGTTATGATACACAGAGCTGTTTTAGGCTCCGTTGAGCGTATGTTTGCTATACTGTTGGAGAACTACAAAGGGAAATGGCCCTTCTGGCTTAGTCCACGTCAGGCAATTGTTTGCCCTGTCTCAGACAAATCCCAACCTTATGCTCTGGAG GTTCGGGATCGTATCCATCAAGCTGGTTATTATGTTGATGTTGACACTACTGATAGAACCATTCAGAAAAAG GTACGAGAAGCTCAGATAGCACAGTACAACTACATTTTAGTTGTGGGCGAGGAAGAAGTCAAGAGTGGACAG GTGAGCTTACGGGTGAGAGACAAGGGAGATGTCACCGTAATGACTATGGACAATCTACTCCAGCACTTCAAGGCCGAAGTTGAAGCGTTCCATTAG
- the LOC137737127 gene encoding protein RICE SALT SENSITIVE 3-like has translation MEEHLNPFAVTHLLQHTLRSLCNHENSQWIYAVFWRILPRNYPPPKWEGHGAYDRSRGNRRNWILVWEDGFCNFGASSPAHDQINSSSDQCPAGPSSMYSNLSDQFQQYNGLQPELFFKMSHEIYNYGEGLIGKVAADHGHKWIHKEPNDQEINFLSGWHNSADMQPRTWEAQFQSGIKTIALIAVREGVVQLGAVHKVIEDLSYVVLLRKKFSYIESIPGVLLPHPSSPSFPFKPDRHHGYAYGPTPDYHNHPQHAWHFQGGTNPLAPPPTHDFMYDHPQYLNPSQVVPLKNITPSMSSLEALLSKLPSVVPTNDDHHHHHPQPHDQSQFVLSHGPVDFMAMTKQKAAKQETTDHDDGHDRNEEYRPSDYQNVGETSNSMSAYSRQQQQHFHHD, from the exons ATGGAAGAACATCTGAACCCCTTCGCTGTGACTCATCTGCTTCAACACACCCTGAGAAGCTTGTGCAATCACGAAAACTCTCAGTGGATTTATGCAGTCTTCTGGAGGATCCTCCCTAGAAACTATCCACCGCCCAA ATGGGAAGGTCATGGAGCTTATGATAGGTCAAGAGGAAACAGAAGGAACtg GATATTGGTTTGGGAAGATGGATTCTGCAACTTTGGTGCCTCCTCACCGGCTCATGATCAGATCAACTCCAGTTCTGATCAGTGCCCTGCGGGACCTTCATCAATGTATAGCAACTTAAGCGATCAATTTCAACAATACAATGGCCTGCAACCTGAGCTTTTCTTCAAGATGTCCCATGAGATCTACAACTATGGAGAAGG GTTGATCGGGAAAGTGGCGGCAGATCATGGTCATAAGTGGATACACAAAGAACCAAATGATCAAGAAATCAACTTCTTATCAGGATGGCATAACTCAGCAGACatg CAACCTAGAACATGGGAAGCCCAATTCCAGTCTGGCATAAAG ACCATAGCCCTGATAGCAGTTAGAGAAGGTGTCGTTCAGTTAGGAGCTGTTCACAAG GTGATTGAAGACTTGAGCTATGTAGTTCTGCTAAGAAAGAAGTTCAGCTACATCGAAAGCATCCCCGGAGTGCTTCTCCCTCACCCATCATCTCCATCCTTCCCCTTCAAGCCTGATCGTCATCATGGCTATGCATACGGTCCCACCCCAGATTATCATAATCATCCTCAACATGCATGGCATTTCCAAGGTGGCACAAACCCTCTTGCACCACCTCCAACTCATGACTTCATGTATGATCATCCCCAATATCTCAACCCTAGTCAAGTAGTTCCACTGAAAAACATAACCCCCTCTATGAGCAGCCTTGAAGCCCTCCTCTCTAAGCTTCCCTCCGTCGTGCCGACGAATGacgatcatcatcatcatcatccacaGCCGCACGATCAATCCCAGTTTGTGTTATCTCATGGACCTGTGGACTTCATGGCAATGACCAAGCAGAAAGCGGCCAAGCAGGAGACTACTGATCATGATGACGGTCATGACCGTAACGAAGAATATAGGCCGTCGGATTACCAAAACGTCGGTGAAACCAGCAATTCTATGTCTGCTTATTCCCGTCAACAGCAACAGCATTTCCATCACgactaa